A DNA window from Siniperca chuatsi isolate FFG_IHB_CAS linkage group LG6, ASM2008510v1, whole genome shotgun sequence contains the following coding sequences:
- the LOC122877960 gene encoding granzyme B-like, with translation MFIHCKLVILILLLTLDGQVHTGEIVGGHEAVPHSRPYMVLLERHMQNGKTQHCCGFLLNEDFVMTAAHCHAKSYAVLLGVHDVHNSGEIQRVTVKQTFPRKDYNATDYKNDIMLLKLSSKAKFSENVKPIPLAGQDDGSLPKSCILSGWGTTDRVEKYMSLVLMETNVTLIDSELCRKENSYCSEGKTGPGEGDSGGPLVCEDGKVYGVVSSSSTPNASGWSIYSYAKIPDYRSWIISIMEHNGKL, from the exons ATGTTTATCCACTGTAAACTGGTAATACTCATACTTCTGCTGACTCTTGATGGCCAAG TTCATACAGGGGAAATCGTTGGTGGTCATGAGGCTGTGCCACATAGCAGGCCATACATGGTGCTTTTGGAGCGGCACATGCAGAATggtaaaacacaacactgctgTGGCTTCCTTCTGAATGAGGATTTTGTGATGACTGCAGCCCACTGCCATGCCAA GTCCTACGCAGTCTTACTGGGAGTTCACGATGTCCATAACAGTGGTGAAATACAGCGTGTAACTGTGAAACAAACATTTCCACGTAAAGACTACAATGCAACTGATTACAAAAATGACATTATGCTCCttaag TTGAGCTCCAAGGCCAAGTTCAGCGAAAATGTGAAACCCATTCCTCTCGCAGGCCAAGATGATGGCTCTCTGCCAAAATCATGTATACTCTCCGGCTGGGGAACAACAGACAGGGTGGAAAAATATATGTCTCTCGTACTCATGGAAACCAATGTAACACTCATTGACAGTGAGCTGTGTCGTAAGGAAAACTCATACTGCTCTGAGGGAAAGACTGGACCGGGTGAG GGAGACTCTGGTGGTCCACTGGTCTGCGAAGATGGGAAGGTATACGGAGTggtgtcctcctcctccacaccaAACGCAAGTGGCTGGTCAATCTATAGTTACGCTAAGATTCCTGACTACAGAAGCTGGATCATTTCGATTATGGAGCATAATGGAAAGCTCTAA